The Culex quinquefasciatus strain JHB chromosome 2, VPISU_Cqui_1.0_pri_paternal, whole genome shotgun sequence genome contains the following window.
TTAGAATAATTATAATGTACTGTTAAAGTTATGGTATTTACTGTTAAAACTgaagattgaaaaattaagcATTTAATCGACAACCCTAAATAGAAAACTATGGAAACTATAACAAAAACAGAGTATGTATATATAAAGCATTAAAAGGGAAGTGTAACaacgaaatttcataaaaaattgttaaaacttgGAATAACTACATGTTTTTGCTtacaatgcaaaaacaaatcaatcAGGATTTATTTTGTTCTGAAGAactttttccaatcaaacagCATTTAAAGTGTCGTTAACTTTTGTCATTTTGCCCCTCCTCTAAACTCCTTTCCCCAGATGGTGGTGCCGAAGCGTGCGGCCATGCTGCTGGACCGCCTGATGGTGGCCCTGCATCACGCGCTGGAAAAGGGTGAAGGTGACGAGGGCACGGGTCGGCCCATCAACAAGGTGTACCGCGACGCCAAGTACGGTGGCCACCCGGTTGCGACCGGAATGGTCAAGCAGCACCATCTGCCCCCGGCCGCCAGCAAAACAGAGCAACTGATGAAGAACTACTATGCCGGTAAGTTTAGGAGCAGTAAGGTGGGAGTAAAAAGATTATAACGCGAAAGGAGTGGTCAAGGTTGGTTCTGTAATGCAAAAGTAATCTGTTTGAATGTCTATTAAATctgaaattattgatttttttaattttttcatttacctTCAAATTTATATTCTAAATCATTCTTAAGGTGAAgctgttgatcattttcgaagataattgatcatcactgtaaaattctctgtattgagtacaatttaacgaaattctcgaccaaaatgaatcagcatgtgccggttattgccttcttgaagccactgaaggaatttttgatttaaatcaattgtgcttcaaagtttgtacatttttgtgcaacagtcattgacgtcctagttggcaatcattgattaatggcgatttccataactttgcaaggaatgggataatcgttaccaaaagtaCGAATTTCTCTGTCACCTAATTAACTTGTAGTTTTATAATTTGATCTAAAATGCAAAACCATCATgaactatggctcaaaagatgtgttttttagtctcataaaacataaaatatatttagataaaaaatacgtactttgggaatattttttttagtcaatagaaaaaaaggattttattCAGTAAACCATTATTTTACTGAAAAGTcatataccgtaaactggggtgactttgatagcccggggtgactttgataggttttttaaatgtccgtcaaattaatatctaatcatttttgagaattttgagtatgtaagcattaagggatggattattatcgaacatatatgcaaaaatgtgactgttacattcattggatgtatcaaaattagtgaccaaatcaaatttctatcaatgtcaccccgggctatcaaagtcaccccagtttacggtaataaTAAATACGTGATTCGCGTTATTAATCCACAATTTTACaactttgttcaaaattgttacactctgaaaaataaccaacataaaacatgaaattttaaaataaaatctatgttctaaatgaaaaaaaaaccctgctgGGTtattgtagattcgaaaagtacattaaatcaCAGAAATTTGTCTGTAagtaaatttcctataaaatgataTGTCTCATACAAATTacattacagttgagtaacgaaaacTCGCGCAGGCAGGCGAGTCcaaatggggcaaatcgggacagtttgaaggttcaaaaacgtcaaaaatcataaaaaggctataacttaggcaaaattccatttaatttcaaaatgcatctgaaagggcttaaaaaatgcagcaaaatgcagggagaagcaccccaattggttaaatctaaagagagttattggcattttagtgaaaaaatagcataattttcaaactcaaataaaaaagtgttccatccagatatcaactcggttcgacctgcagcttgtacgggacatctgagactaccatctgagactgagaacgctttaggtaaggcagtttaacatattaaatagatacttttacttttagtgaattttttggccgtaaatttttgctcgggaccCCTTAAATCAAAGAAACATGcacaaaaatgttaatttttatcCATTTCgatcctttaaaaaatgaaagttaaaaaaaataagaagctgcttttttatgtcatctagtatccttggaaacgaacttgattttcaataaatgtgaatcaagGTCCGaggttttaaactattttttatctttttcgatgaaaaatacgtttttttttcggaatgctGAGTATGCTATCCGAagttggtagcagcctgtgctaactaacattcccgtcccatcccctcgagatctacaaactgacatggcgggcgccgttggtggccaacgactgtttcctattagcaacggctctagttttgatgatcgtgatgttttatcttttcagcgcattcatgcatgctgttgataagggaaacattatttgatcgttgaagcgtatgaccggttgtgttgataggatattacggtcctgttcagcaacggagaaggacaaccatgggtggtctctcatgctcatgctcatgctcggaATGCTGAGTATGCTATCAAATCGGACGTCCAAATCATCAcagttttaggctgcaaatgattgaaaaacacgtattttttcgcaggttgaaaaatcaaagggtcgtaccgctcctccgtcattgtctattattttatgaaaaatttaatgtactttatgAATCTGCATTaaaccagaagggtcattttttatttaaaacacagATAAGTTAGATTATAGCTGAAAATGCCCTGACCATTCTTTGCAAACTTTCCAAACGTGACACTCGTGAGATCAAAGTTTGTGTGCTTTCTTCCAGAGGCAGAGGCCGGGGACTCGGACGAGACGGCCAACGTGATACCCGATGAGCTGGACGAGCTCGAGGGCCGCAAGGAGCTGCTGGACGAAATGGTAAACACAATCTAAAACCAAAAATCGTTTCTTTCTCCTAATTGGTGTGGTCAAGTAAAAACCCTTTTCCGGCGTGAACCCAAAGGCGTTACTAACGGGGGCTCCTGTTTGCCTTTTAGATGGACATCCACACGAGGGGCACCGAGGACAAGACGAAAAAGGGCCGTTACTGGAAGTGTTACTTTAACGCTGTTAGTTGTTTTTAAGCTGGTTTTGCGAAGATTGCGGCACGGGAGAAGCTGCTCAAGATTGGGTCTGGAGCACTGAACGGGGGAAACATCTCAAAGGAAGGCCATCCAGAGGAAGtggaagaaggaaaaaaatgcagaaaagaACTGAAATTTTGTTCCAAACAAAGACTTTAAACTCACCGTTTGCTGTATAATAAAATTATACACACCCTAATATCCCCAATACTGACATATAGTGAATAGCTTTTAATTCGATGTTTTACTCGTAACGAACACGCACTTGTTTGTAAATACTCTGATTGTTTCGTTAAATATACAAACACAACACACTACTTATCAGGAACGAAATGATTCGCGAAAGTGTTACGCTTTCCATGCGTAGCGGTTCGATAAAAAAGGCGGCCCTATCCGAAGTGGGAAGCTTTCCGTTCGAGGAGAGCTTTTATCACAGAGTGCGTGAGAGGAAAAGTTGAAAGTAGAAAGGGAGGGCTTTTATCAGAAACGGGTTTCACTGGAGAGAGCTTTTATCATTTTATGGGGACAAGTATTCTCTGGGTATAATTATTCGACGAAGGGAAAAGATGAAATAATTTctcttacaaaatttaaaattatgtacAATCAAATCGTTCTAGGATTGAGCCTTTAAATGcagaatcttttttattttcttaaaattctataatttatGGCAGTCAAAAAGTCCGTTAAGCCAGctcttttttaatcaaaaataagcGACATctaattgaaacaaaatattacattgaaaagaattattatttttttgaaactattaactGCTGAATGTCGATTTTTTCTACAGTTTTTTTCGACAtttgtatgaacaatttttgttatagaaAAGATGGATGAATTTGATCATGTTTAGTTTATATTTTTCTAGTAGTTTCAGGCCTATTATACAAATTCCAATCACTGTTGCCTAGCTGCAGTCTTTTATATTTCTCCATACAAGTTTTCGATTTTCCATTGCTTTTTACACTTGTTTAGGCAAACTTAAACCATAAGCATTAAAATCGCAATGAAGtatttcaaagcaatttttgtAATAAATCAAAAGGATGCGCGAGAAAGGTCGAAAAACATAAGGTCGAAGGACAAATGGTAGAATGGTCAAAAGGTCAAGTGGATCAAaggtcaaaagtggacaaaggTTGAATGGACAAAAGGCCAGAAAAACAAAAGATCAAATgttgaaaaagtaaaacaaaataatgttatttttatatGAGTTTtccgttctttaaaaaaaagttcatctggattttgaaatcttttttttttctatagaaaaagattttccattaattcaaacatgagcagttcttttaagaggcagtttttgtatgaaactttcagtgtttatttgtatgtacatgagatgaactcatgccaaatatgagccccctacgacaaagggaagtggggtaaaacgggctttgaaatatgaggtaaaaaaaaacataaaataaatcttaaaattgctcgcatttctgtaaaacttcatcaatgcCAACTCTCTTAGtttcattcgaaaggtcttcCAGGATTTGTTTGACTTATTCTCACagctttttcaattttctgttaaaaattgttatttttcaaccttagtatctttttgcaacagcctccaacatccatactcctataggtcaaaagttaggtaattacatggatggaattaactttttggccaattacagtttttctcatagtttttcgatttttttttataacaaacatgagttttttccattctttcaaacacgCAGTTCTGTAAAAAAATTCTTGTACCAAATAAAACAGATGTTCCATTCTATAAAAACTATTCTTGatggttgaaatattttgaagattttccattgtttcaaatatgagcagattttttttaagtccaacATCTAAAaagagtgacataaactttaaaaaaatatttgcaacggcctttttaatatttataatattAGAGAAATTCTGACCTAcatgaatggttacgctgttcgcattgtaagcggatgataatgggtctaagatttttaaaaatgtgccCACTTAGTTTATGAATGGTCCTCTATAGTATAATCTAATATAatgaaaagccaaaaaaaatggtaacttaaaataaataaaaataacattgaaagaATACATGATAGTAGAGAAattgatcaacaaaaaaatagtttcttttGGGTTGCGCATTTGATTAAAGTTCATGAAAGAGTTTTGTGTTTGTATAAGTAAATTTCATATACTTTTCCTAAATTAtgcagttaaattaaatttaaataaaataagcaaaaaaaaattaattcgtaATTTCAACTATCTAAAATTGAtagatttagaaatttttgaatttatctgaaattaatgagtaaaaaaaagtaaatctctCCCTGTTCCTGATGGGAACagccgtgaagagtatcggggccggcatttacaaagcggattcagtgacagtttattaatcaacttaatgttaacatgttaaggttaatgttaacattccataggtcgcctccctaaggtgtcatgataaggtccagtttgtgacgatacactaccttccctttacaaagcaatcgaatccagaagggaaaagatcaccagttttgttggtccgagccgggatttaaaccccgatctaccgcttacgaggcggaagcgttaccactgggttACGTGGCTCGGTCGTAATGAGTACAGtttgtcaaaaataattttcgaaaatatttcgcCAAATAGCCTAacaccatgaaaaaaaaacaaactatttttttttgttttttgttttgtcataaaaagtgaaatatttttagaatatttattcttttatttttttaacagtctTCATCAATACTTTCAACCGTTTAAACACACCATTTCAATCAGAAGTTTCGTTCACAAGTGCCTTGTTGTAGATTCAAAATTTAGCCCTTAACCAAGTCCTTCAAGGATGCTCTGTTTGTTTTGCAGTGTTTGTAGAGtttagaataaattttaaatattactaTACTTTAAAATACTGACAAACTGGCCATAGAAAGTTTGAACATGAAAAAACATAACAATAGAAGCGATGTTTTCTTTATTCGGAATGAGACAGTTCGTCGGAAGTTTGATGTTTTAAAAGGAATTTAATCAGCCCTGAATTCGCATCTATTTATACTCGTCAATTAATAGCAAAGCTGAGactgtttttcatgtttttcaacattttgaactcAATTTTGGAACCCGCTGACGTCAATCAATCGCCGGAAGGCTCTTTTTCGAGCCACGCTCGTCACCGGGTCTAAAAAGATAATGTGGGCTCCTGCATGAAACCGTTGAACTTTTATACCCACAACTATGACTGCTCCTCTACACCACAGCTTCACACCGATACCGAATCGATTGCATAAAATTCAATTACtggattataatttttattagcACTTTGCACTGCAACAAACACGTTGCTGCTGGGTTGTTTTCCCGCGGAAAATTCAGTTTCTTCGGAGATCAACCAACACGAAGAAAGAGAGCCTTCGGCAGCGCAACACGTGTTGGAGGTTTATGATGGTACATCATTATCCTTGGACGAGGTCCTGCATGCGTCTGCGGTGTGTTGGGCAACATTTTTACTCCAATCATCCCTAGCAGTGTTCGCATAACTTGAGAAAGAGGTTGATATCATGTTACACTTTTCTTAAGATGATGATCTTTGGGGTATCGTGGGCAATAGCGCCTgggctacacagcaaaaataaaaaaataactttcattTTACACTGAATGTCACTGTTGACACACAATGCACTGACAAAATATTCAAGGTACCAagaatcttttatttttatttttattttcaagcacAAACATTGATttattcagcatttttttattgttgacatTTTTTATAGTGAATATGGATACATAATTCTTTGTTGGTCTTCTACTCTACTCAAGATTACCATTTTCTCTTTAAAGACATTATAGATTGAGCAgtacacacaaaaacacaacaTTTACCCTCTAAATCAGGCTCTGCATTGGGAAAAAGTTGAACACATGGAATCGTTACGTATATTAGTGGTCATCAATAAAAACTGAGAAGATGACAATCTTAAGGCAATTACGTAAAACTCGAggaattttcttctgaaaatatTCGGATACTAGAACGcattgccaaaaataacagaataaaacaaaatacattGACCTTAATTCTATCTGAGAATATtgaataccgtaatctggggcgaatcgggactacagtctgaatagggacagcagtttttagagcacttaaagcttttaaatttggaaatggatgtacacattttgttggtctgagtctgttctaaccgaaaccaaccagaaaaatcacaatattgtgctccaacatggttaaaactgctgtcctaattcgccccatgtgtcccgattgaccccagtttacggtaacaaaaaatattcttaataaTAACTTTCCCATCTCCTTGGAATCacaattcaacactttttagTAGAAATTTCTCATATCTTCTCGAATTTTCCAGCGCAATAAATAGTTAtcaacttttgaatattttgttttatttagccGATTTAGCGGACTCTATCATTCAAGCTtcagactaacattcctacccaTTTTTCCGTAATTACACCACTGCACAGATAACAAATCTAAGTGTAAAtaagattttccgaaaaaatgtgATGTTTTGGACAAAGCTGCTTGGATTGGTATGCTTAACAACATTCCAGAAAAGAAATAATAATTctagaataaattttcaaaaggtcctgtctgcataggaaacccatgaatcataagttgttttaaaaatttactctagaattccaaaaatattccgcAATTCCCTCTAACTTGGACttcctaaaaaaatcctaaaaaaatatcaaaactttttaatttgcaaaGTTTCAGTTTTGTGGAAAATCCGTTTGAAAGTTTGCCTAGTTTTTCGAATTCTTGTTGTCAAAACTGGGAGAGAAAGAGCGGGCTAAATTCAAATTGCTGTGCAAGTATCAATACTCCTTGAAAGTTAGGTTTCCCAAAACAAGCAAACTAATCAATAACCATCCTAACTTTCAACCAAGCCAGAAGTTGcctctttccatttgcaacaaccctTCAGAAGAAATTGAGTCTCCAAAACAtcacatttttcggaaaatccaatttaatcttaattttgTAACTCTTCTGTAGACaccaaaagtcaaagtagttatgtcacagacataaccggaatggcgtagacttacgtaaaatttagatatgtggacatgtgggttttccatatattaatttgaagaattagctatatatattggaaggaacacccattcgaacggcaaagagaggaaagaaagagacgaaggaattttagcgagccgaatgggggaggggagaggg
Protein-coding sequences here:
- the LOC119767171 gene encoding uncharacterized protein LOC119767171 isoform X2 is translated as MKRAVLQITLWMVVVLLLQSEVVLAKAVNGNTRGNSPGPNGRSLEVPKALEVQYDDYPMVVPKRAAMLLDRLMVALHHALEKGEGDEGTGRPINKVYRDAKYGGHPVATGMVKQHHLPPAASKTEQLMKNYYAEAEAGDSDETANVIPDELDELEGRKELLDEMVNTI
- the LOC119767171 gene encoding uncharacterized protein LOC119767171 isoform X1; translation: MKRAVLQITLWMVVVLLLQSEVVLAKAVNGNTRGNSPGPNGRSLEVPKALEVQYDDYPMVVPKRAAMLLDRLMVALHHALEKGEGDEGTGRPINKVYRDAKYGGHPVATGMVKQHHLPPAASKTEQLMKNYYAEAEAGDSDETANVIPDELDELEGRKELLDEMMDIHTRGTEDKTKKGRYWKCYFNAVSCF